One Candidatus Binataceae bacterium DNA segment encodes these proteins:
- a CDS encoding FAD-dependent monooxygenase: MARIERILIVGGGIAGLTAATAFHRKGFTTEVVERDKTWPAVGAGIAVQPNGMRILNVLGTGAAVEQAGTVIRGWGFCDQHGELLCETDLQVLWGHVAPFIGIERSKLHQALVARAAVVPHRLGISLTSLSQDSHCVSVGFSDGSTGEYDLVVGADGISSTVRTLAISNASPADLGAMNWRSIAPIRPLGLSALRFVLGDECFFGLCPVGEGRTYGFGYVMQPRFHDPVEGRLERLRDRFAGFGRIVEDYLASLEHDHQIICSAMEWIDVGEWYSGRTVLIGDAAHASSPLMGQGGCMAMEDAYVLAEELRSADTVQDALKNYVLRRKSRVGWVQQQSIATGEALRMPPAMRNAGLRERGEQMMKFRFGRLTPPP, from the coding sequence ATGGCTCGCATCGAACGGATTCTGATCGTCGGCGGCGGAATTGCTGGGCTCACAGCGGCCACCGCTTTCCATCGGAAAGGCTTTACGACGGAAGTCGTCGAGCGAGATAAGACCTGGCCCGCCGTTGGGGCAGGAATCGCAGTGCAGCCGAACGGGATGCGCATACTCAACGTTCTCGGCACGGGCGCGGCCGTTGAGCAAGCGGGTACGGTGATCCGCGGCTGGGGCTTTTGCGACCAGCATGGAGAACTGCTCTGCGAAACCGACCTGCAAGTATTGTGGGGCCATGTGGCGCCCTTCATCGGGATCGAACGGAGCAAACTTCATCAAGCCCTGGTGGCGCGCGCCGCCGTCGTGCCTCATCGGCTCGGAATCTCGCTGACATCCTTGTCCCAAGACAGTCACTGCGTATCTGTAGGATTCAGCGACGGCTCGACCGGTGAATATGATCTAGTGGTCGGGGCCGATGGAATCTCATCCACTGTGCGCACACTCGCGATAAGCAACGCTTCGCCTGCCGATCTTGGTGCAATGAATTGGCGCAGCATCGCGCCGATCCGGCCGCTAGGTTTGTCTGCTTTGCGCTTCGTTCTCGGCGATGAATGCTTCTTCGGACTGTGTCCCGTAGGCGAGGGACGCACATACGGCTTCGGATACGTTATGCAACCTCGTTTCCACGATCCCGTGGAGGGGCGGCTTGAACGGCTCCGGGACCGCTTCGCAGGATTTGGCAGAATTGTGGAGGACTATCTGGCGTCTCTTGAACACGACCATCAGATCATCTGCTCGGCCATGGAATGGATCGACGTTGGCGAGTGGTATAGCGGTCGCACGGTGTTGATCGGCGACGCTGCTCACGCCAGCTCGCCGCTGATGGGCCAGGGCGGTTGTATGGCTATGGAAGACGCATACGTGCTTGCTGAAGAGCTGCGCTCGGCGGATACGGTGCAAGACGCACTGAAGAATTACGTTCTTCGGCGAAAATCGCGGGTCGGTTGGGTTCAGCAGCAAAGTATCGCTACAGGGGAAGCCTTGCGCATGCCGCCTGCCATGCGCAACGCGGGCTTGCGTGAGCGAGGAGAACAGATGATGAAGTTTCGTTTCGGACGGCTCACCCCGCCGCCATGA
- a CDS encoding acyl-CoA dehydrogenase family protein has translation MSIANMDAQKLLATIHDLAPTITARAAEIESARELPDDLLRELVAAGCFRMLVPRSHGGLEIELPSSLEILEALGRADGSAGWTAMIGAEAVMLLALLPRRRFDSLYANGPDLMGAGSFTPRGEAQVIDGGFEVTGRWPFASGCLHSKWLLANCVVTENGRPRPGPAPDLPETRFVIFRTEQAQILDTWFASGLRGTGSNDIAVERIRVAHDDTFDRFSGVSSVPGPLYIAATSQFSLHMASVGVGIAQHAVDDIIALAGSQKRRLFAATALADTPVFQHSLARAEIALRAARALLRSEAEAFWAEASAGRMPTLAEQVRCSATGAWVAASAATVVDVCYKHGGGTALYDSSPLQRHLRDIHTLTQHIGLADGWLTRAGAFLLGKDPGFGIA, from the coding sequence CCCGCGAACTGCCTGACGATCTGCTGCGCGAGCTAGTCGCCGCCGGATGCTTCCGAATGTTGGTTCCGCGCAGCCACGGCGGATTAGAGATTGAGCTGCCTTCAAGCCTGGAGATTCTCGAAGCGCTCGGCCGAGCCGACGGCTCCGCCGGTTGGACCGCGATGATCGGGGCTGAGGCGGTAATGCTGCTGGCGTTGCTCCCGCGCCGCCGTTTCGACTCGCTTTATGCGAACGGACCCGACCTGATGGGCGCAGGCTCATTCACTCCACGCGGTGAGGCCCAGGTTATTGACGGCGGCTTCGAGGTCACTGGCCGCTGGCCGTTCGCGAGCGGCTGCCTGCACAGCAAGTGGCTGCTCGCCAACTGCGTAGTGACAGAAAACGGTAGGCCGCGTCCCGGTCCCGCGCCTGACCTGCCAGAAACCCGGTTTGTGATCTTCCGCACCGAGCAGGCGCAGATTCTCGATACCTGGTTTGCTTCCGGTCTGCGCGGAACGGGCAGCAACGACATAGCTGTTGAGAGGATTCGGGTCGCGCACGATGACACTTTTGATCGCTTCTCTGGAGTTTCGTCGGTGCCGGGCCCGCTCTATATCGCTGCGACTTCCCAGTTTTCCTTGCATATGGCGTCGGTCGGTGTGGGCATCGCGCAGCATGCGGTCGACGACATCATCGCGCTTGCCGGCAGTCAAAAGCGTCGTCTTTTCGCAGCCACAGCATTGGCCGACACCCCGGTATTTCAGCACTCTCTGGCGCGCGCAGAGATTGCGCTGAGAGCGGCCCGCGCCCTGTTAAGAAGCGAAGCCGAAGCTTTCTGGGCCGAGGCCAGCGCCGGTCGCATGCCAACTCTGGCGGAGCAGGTTCGATGCTCGGCGACCGGCGCGTGGGTAGCCGCGAGCGCGGCGACGGTCGTTGATGTTTGCTACAAACACGGCGGCGGAACCGCGCTCTACGATTCATCGCCGCTCCAGCGCCATCTGCGCGATATCCATACGCTGACGCAGCATATCGGCTTGGCCGATGGATGGCTGACCCGCGCCGGCGCATTTCTCTTGGGCAAAGATCCCGGCTTTGGCATCGCTTAG